One Gossypium hirsutum isolate 1008001.06 chromosome A11, Gossypium_hirsutum_v2.1, whole genome shotgun sequence genomic window carries:
- the LOC107901693 gene encoding protein SLOW GREEN 1, chloroplastic isoform X1 yields the protein MFSIKASSFIYQTEFHTPKFPNLKPPQTVSPLFTPSLKPNNLSFQTTRLHSSYNPISILPIKLPCVSPKTQFFNFFSEKVVVFLVGSFIFLGCFSAKPCLALPAQATTSSRVNLEGKNETQKGKSEEEERYEKILEKEPRNVDALKVLLYGKIRRGKTQEAVECVEKLIDIEPDEVEWRLLQALCYEMMGQLSKAKRLFKEILEETPLLLRALHVTFSNLGLAMVMHKNHEGPAVFEMLNEALEVAVRQQRVTEERNIRVLIAQMHVVKGELEEGMKKFQDLINDNPRDFRPYLCQGIIYSLLDKKKEAAEQFEIYQSLVPEEFPQRRFLDDVVLEAKTKSRKWLQKDFKAEFSYKK from the exons ATGTTTTCAATCAAAGCTTCCTCTTTCATCTATCAAACAGAATTTCATACTCCCAAATTTCCCAACCTTAAACCCCCCCAAACCGTTTCCCCATTGTTCACCCCTTCACTCAAACCAAATAATCTCTCTTTCCAAACAACCAGGCTTCATTCTTCCTACAACCCCATTTCCATTCTCCCAATCAAACTCCCTTGCGTCTCTCCCAAGACacagtttttcaattttttctcggAAAAAGTTGTTGTTTTCCTTGTTGGGTCTTTCATATTTTTGGGTTGTTTCAGTGCTAAACCATGTTTGGCTCTTCCTGCTCAAGCAACTACCAGTTCTAGAGTAAATTTAGAGGGGAAGAATGAAACCCAGAAGGGAAAAAGTGAGGAAGAGGAAAGGTATGAGAAGATTTTGGAGAAAGAACCCCGAAATGTTGATGCTTTGAAAGTGCTTTTGTATGGGAAGATTAGGAGAGGTAAGACTCAAGAAGCGGTGGAATGTGTGGAGAAGTTGATTGATATTGAGCCAGATGAGGTTGAATGGAGGCTATTGCAGGCTCTTTGTTATGAGATGATGGGGCAGCTCAGCAAGGCTAAAAGACTGTTCAAGGAAATATTGGAAGAAACCCCTCTTTTGCTCCGAGCTTTGCATGTAACGTTCTCTAATTTG GGTCTGGCTATGGTGATGCACAAAAATCATGAAGGTCCAGCTGTTTTTGAGATGCTTAATGAAGCTTTAGAAGTTGCTGTTCGTCAACAGAGAGTCACTGAGGAAAGAAACATAAGAGTTTTAATTGCACAAATGCATGTTGTGAAG GGGGAATTGGAGGAGGGGATgaagaaatttcaagatttgATAAATGATAATCCTCGAGATTTTCGGCCTTATCTTTGCCAG GGAATTATCTATAGTTTACTTGACAAGAAGAAGGAAGCAGCTGAACAGTTTGAGATATATCAGAGTCTTGTACCTGAAGAATTTCCGCAGAGAAGGTTCCTTGATGATGTTGTACTGGAAGCGAAAACCAAATCTCGGAAATGGCTCCAAAAGGATTTTAAGGCTGAGTTCTCATACAAGAAGTAA
- the LOC107901693 gene encoding protein SLOW GREEN 1, chloroplastic isoform X2, which produces MFSIKASSFIYQTEFHTPKFPNLKPPQTVSPLFTPSLKPNNLSFQTTRLHSSYNPISILPIKLPCVSPKTQFFNFFSEKVVVFLVGSFIFLGCFSAKPCLALPAQATTSSRVNLEGKNETQKGKSEEEERYEKILEKEPRNVDALKVLLYGKIRRGKTQEAVECVEKLIDIEPDEVEWRLLQALCYEMMGQLSKAKRLFKEILEETPLLLRALHGLAMVMHKNHEGPAVFEMLNEALEVAVRQQRVTEERNIRVLIAQMHVVKGELEEGMKKFQDLINDNPRDFRPYLCQGIIYSLLDKKKEAAEQFEIYQSLVPEEFPQRRFLDDVVLEAKTKSRKWLQKDFKAEFSYKK; this is translated from the exons ATGTTTTCAATCAAAGCTTCCTCTTTCATCTATCAAACAGAATTTCATACTCCCAAATTTCCCAACCTTAAACCCCCCCAAACCGTTTCCCCATTGTTCACCCCTTCACTCAAACCAAATAATCTCTCTTTCCAAACAACCAGGCTTCATTCTTCCTACAACCCCATTTCCATTCTCCCAATCAAACTCCCTTGCGTCTCTCCCAAGACacagtttttcaattttttctcggAAAAAGTTGTTGTTTTCCTTGTTGGGTCTTTCATATTTTTGGGTTGTTTCAGTGCTAAACCATGTTTGGCTCTTCCTGCTCAAGCAACTACCAGTTCTAGAGTAAATTTAGAGGGGAAGAATGAAACCCAGAAGGGAAAAAGTGAGGAAGAGGAAAGGTATGAGAAGATTTTGGAGAAAGAACCCCGAAATGTTGATGCTTTGAAAGTGCTTTTGTATGGGAAGATTAGGAGAGGTAAGACTCAAGAAGCGGTGGAATGTGTGGAGAAGTTGATTGATATTGAGCCAGATGAGGTTGAATGGAGGCTATTGCAGGCTCTTTGTTATGAGATGATGGGGCAGCTCAGCAAGGCTAAAAGACTGTTCAAGGAAATATTGGAAGAAACCCCTCTTTTGCTCCGAGCTTTGCAT GGTCTGGCTATGGTGATGCACAAAAATCATGAAGGTCCAGCTGTTTTTGAGATGCTTAATGAAGCTTTAGAAGTTGCTGTTCGTCAACAGAGAGTCACTGAGGAAAGAAACATAAGAGTTTTAATTGCACAAATGCATGTTGTGAAG GGGGAATTGGAGGAGGGGATgaagaaatttcaagatttgATAAATGATAATCCTCGAGATTTTCGGCCTTATCTTTGCCAG GGAATTATCTATAGTTTACTTGACAAGAAGAAGGAAGCAGCTGAACAGTTTGAGATATATCAGAGTCTTGTACCTGAAGAATTTCCGCAGAGAAGGTTCCTTGATGATGTTGTACTGGAAGCGAAAACCAAATCTCGGAAATGGCTCCAAAAGGATTTTAAGGCTGAGTTCTCATACAAGAAGTAA